A single Acidobacteriota bacterium DNA region contains:
- the groL gene encoding chaperonin GroEL (60 kDa chaperone family; promotes refolding of misfolded polypeptides especially under stressful conditions; forms two stacked rings of heptamers to form a barrel-shaped 14mer; ends can be capped by GroES; misfolded proteins enter the barrel where they are refolded when GroES binds) yields MAKQITYSEEARAAILRGVNQLANAVKVTLGPKGRNVVIEKKFGSPTITKDGVTVAKEIELDDPLENMGAQMVREVASKTSDVAGDGTTTATVLAQAIFREGSKNVTAGANPMELKRGIEMAVKAAVESVDNLAKPVGTKDIAHVGTISANNDAEIGRIIAEAMDKVGKDGVITVEEARGLETTLEVVEGMQFDRGYLSPYFVTDSERMETVLENPMILLHEKKISSMKDLLPILEQVAKQSRPLLILAEDVEGEALATLVVNKLRGTLQIAAVKAPGFGDRRKAMLEDIAVLTGGRVITEDLGIKLENVQWQDLGEAKKIVITKDDTTIVTDADSESHREAISGRVKQIRNQIEESTSDYDREKLQERLAKLVGGVAVIKVGAATETEMKEKKARVEDAMHATKAAVEEGIVPGGGVALLRAIAAVDGVDTDGDAAVGVRIVRRALEEPARQIAANAGEEGSVLVRDVMEQKGAMGYNAATGEMTDLLKAGVMDPAKVTKTALVNAASIAGLMLTTEALVSDIKEKDDGDVGAAAMGGGMGGMGGGMGGF; encoded by the coding sequence ATGGCCAAGCAGATTACCTACTCCGAGGAGGCTCGGGCCGCGATTCTCAGGGGCGTGAACCAGCTCGCCAACGCGGTCAAGGTCACCCTCGGTCCCAAGGGCCGCAACGTCGTCATCGAGAAGAAGTTCGGCTCCCCCACCATCACCAAGGACGGTGTCACCGTCGCCAAGGAGATCGAGCTCGACGATCCGCTGGAGAACATGGGCGCCCAGATGGTGCGCGAGGTGGCCTCCAAGACGTCCGACGTCGCCGGTGACGGCACCACCACCGCCACCGTGCTGGCTCAGGCGATCTTCCGCGAGGGCTCGAAGAACGTCACCGCCGGCGCCAACCCCATGGAGCTCAAGCGCGGTATCGAGATGGCGGTGAAGGCCGCCGTCGAGTCCGTCGACAACCTGGCGAAGCCGGTGGGCACCAAGGACATCGCCCACGTTGGCACCATCTCCGCCAACAACGATGCGGAGATCGGTCGCATCATCGCCGAGGCGATGGACAAGGTCGGCAAGGACGGCGTGATCACCGTCGAGGAGGCCCGCGGCCTGGAGACCACCCTGGAGGTGGTCGAGGGTATGCAGTTCGATCGCGGCTACCTCTCGCCGTACTTCGTCACCGACTCCGAGCGGATGGAGACGGTGCTCGAGAACCCCATGATCCTTCTCCACGAGAAGAAGATCAGCTCCATGAAGGACCTGCTGCCGATTCTCGAGCAGGTCGCCAAGCAGAGCCGCCCGCTGCTCATCCTCGCCGAGGATGTGGAGGGCGAGGCCCTGGCCACCCTGGTGGTCAACAAGCTGCGCGGCACCCTGCAGATCGCTGCGGTGAAGGCGCCGGGCTTCGGCGACCGCCGCAAGGCCATGCTCGAGGACATCGCGGTCCTCACTGGCGGCCGCGTGATCACCGAGGATCTGGGCATCAAGTTGGAGAACGTGCAGTGGCAGGACCTGGGTGAGGCGAAGAAGATCGTCATCACCAAGGACGACACCACCATCGTCACCGACGCCGACAGCGAGTCCCACCGCGAGGCCATCAGCGGCCGCGTCAAGCAGATCCGCAACCAGATCGAAGAGAGCACCTCCGACTACGACCGCGAGAAGCTCCAGGAGCGCCTGGCGAAGCTCGTCGGCGGTGTGGCGGTGATCAAGGTCGGTGCTGCCACCGAGACCGAGATGAAGGAGAAGAAGGCCCGCGTCGAGGACGCCATGCACGCCACCAAGGCGGCCGTCGAAGAGGGCATCGTCCCCGGCGGCGGTGTCGCCCTGCTGCGCGCCATCGCGGCGGTGGACGGCGTCGACACCGATGGCGATGCCGCCGTCGGCGTGCGCATCGTGCGCCGCGCCCTAGAGGAGCCGGCCCGCCAGATCGCCGCCAACGCCGGCGAGGAGGGTTCGGTCCTGGTTCGCGACGTCATGGAGCAGAAGGGTGCCATGGGCTACAACGCCGCCACCGGCGAGATGACCGACCTGCTCAAGGCCGGCGTCATGGACCCGGCCAAGGTCACCAAGACCGCTCTGGTCAACGCTGCTTCCATCGCCGGCCTCATGCTCACCACCGAGGCTCTCGTCTCCGACATCAAGGAGAAGGACGACGGTGACGTCGGTGCTGCTGCCATGGGCGGTGGCATGGGCGGTATGGGTGGAGGCATGGGCGGCTTCTAA
- the groES gene encoding co-chaperone GroES — protein MVFKEEETVNIRPLHDRVLVKRVEQEEQVRGGIIIPDTAKEKPQEAEVVAVGPGKAMEDGSRAAMDVKVGDRVLVGKYSGSEIKLDGQDYVILREDEILAVVGG, from the coding sequence TTGGTTTTCAAGGAGGAAGAGACAGTGAACATACGTCCACTCCATGATCGGGTCCTGGTCAAGCGCGTCGAGCAGGAAGAGCAGGTTCGGGGCGGGATCATCATCCCCGACACCGCGAAAGAGAAGCCCCAGGAAGCGGAGGTCGTCGCTGTCGGCCCCGGAAAGGCGATGGAAGACGGTAGCCGTGCGGCCATGGACGTCAAGGTCGGTGACCGCGTCCTGGTGGGCAAGTACTCCGGCAGCGAGATCAAGCTCGACGGCCAGGACTACGTGATCCTGCGCGAGGACGAGATCCTCGCCGTCGTCGGCGGCTGA
- a CDS encoding SdrD B-like domain-containing protein, with translation MNTYRTHSFFALVIVLVTLILLAATAAGASGIETQARQELEDSILAALATEGFDAGKPPVEEPAPGMRCLPSCAVDDGRFLAVVAGADLMTLSETSLAIEIAVPSSWSSFEVGIFDADAEATNGNWDVGAAPFMYSVYADPMKDGSTMTLVAGPFACTTLPNNTWFDVSIDVGPEAQAPSGHYFYRLIVAPQDPSLTVLNSFKVRSSGVLSIGVDQQPFGFYAAIQSMADAQILYPDFPEYYPDALPGEPGYTAYDGEFTFYLDVQAGGEEMVVWDGDLDHGAWDGSTRDTDDPDTPGAPFLPPWATMDTLPEGVAVGLGGASGNPPDDVDPAGLGMYLMRSPSIVFELIDPEGNVYAESNPSGNQEWEQFRIATGPFDPTTADQPASTIPAGVWIVRARGVDMQNLNFWRFFNPVLCTEPDGSPCEPLRGFRIGDTVFADSDEDGVQDAGEPGLAGVTVELLDPMGEVLHSTITGADGTYFFEVDAGVHRVRVAAGNFVPGAALDGWVSTTGDELTRTVVDANVWTYDFGYRPAGDPCPPTLTFDTAADGSNLPAGTVVHEQWAELGIHVASGDPVHHPAMIFDSAHPTGGDWDLGAPHRDFGGPGIGTGGAAGTPGENAVPQGKVLILSEDGDAGDPDDNAGGGTLVFTFDHPVEVASVSLLDIEASGAGMVEAYDSTGALLTAVPMLALGDNSFQSLPIEVVDVRRLEVHFPESGAVAAVTFCPPVITGGCFGTVDFALDGEGLPLAAGQRVNDELAGYGIQVLTGDPVNHPVMVFDSAHPTGWDWDLGTPHEDFGGPGRGDGGAAGMPGENHRSLGNLLILSADGDAGDPDDFNGGGVFIFLFDEPVEIRTVTVVDTDCDEPFGRVTAFDVLGYPLASRPLQTLGDNSVQTVAVEAQEVRRLEVSLTGSGAVAELVSCPVETDAGTPGGQVGDEDPDGGTAGAPGGTPPSDPDPPDSGPTDPSPTSLERMRRPDQG, from the coding sequence ATGAACACTTACCGCACCCATTCCTTCTTCGCTTTGGTCATCGTCCTGGTGACTCTGATACTTCTCGCTGCTACCGCTGCCGGAGCTTCCGGTATCGAGACGCAGGCCCGTCAGGAGCTGGAAGATTCCATCCTCGCGGCGCTGGCTACGGAAGGCTTCGATGCCGGGAAGCCACCGGTGGAGGAGCCTGCTCCCGGCATGCGCTGCTTGCCCTCCTGCGCGGTGGACGACGGCCGATTCCTCGCCGTGGTGGCCGGCGCGGATCTGATGACGCTGAGCGAGACCTCGCTGGCCATCGAGATCGCCGTGCCCAGTTCCTGGAGCTCCTTCGAGGTGGGCATCTTCGACGCCGACGCCGAAGCCACCAACGGCAACTGGGATGTGGGAGCGGCTCCCTTCATGTATTCGGTCTACGCCGACCCCATGAAGGACGGCAGCACCATGACCCTGGTGGCCGGTCCCTTCGCTTGCACCACGCTGCCCAACAACACCTGGTTCGATGTTTCCATCGATGTGGGCCCCGAGGCCCAGGCGCCCAGCGGGCACTACTTCTATCGCCTGATCGTCGCGCCCCAGGACCCTAGCCTGACGGTGCTGAACTCCTTCAAGGTGCGCTCCAGCGGCGTGCTCTCCATCGGCGTGGATCAGCAGCCCTTCGGCTTCTACGCCGCCATCCAGAGCATGGCCGATGCGCAGATTCTCTACCCCGACTTCCCGGAGTACTATCCCGACGCCCTGCCCGGCGAGCCGGGCTATACCGCCTACGACGGTGAATTCACCTTCTACCTGGACGTCCAGGCCGGTGGGGAAGAGATGGTGGTGTGGGACGGTGACCTGGATCACGGTGCCTGGGATGGCAGCACTCGGGATACCGACGACCCGGACACCCCCGGCGCTCCCTTCTTGCCGCCGTGGGCGACCATGGACACGCTGCCGGAAGGGGTGGCGGTAGGCCTCGGCGGAGCCAGTGGCAATCCGCCGGACGATGTGGATCCGGCGGGGCTGGGGATGTATCTGATGCGCTCGCCGTCCATCGTCTTCGAGCTCATCGATCCCGAGGGCAACGTCTACGCCGAATCCAATCCTTCGGGCAATCAGGAGTGGGAGCAATTCCGCATCGCCACCGGCCCCTTCGATCCCACGACCGCCGATCAGCCGGCGTCGACGATACCGGCGGGGGTCTGGATTGTGCGGGCTCGCGGTGTGGACATGCAGAACCTGAACTTCTGGCGCTTCTTCAATCCGGTGCTGTGCACTGAGCCCGACGGTTCTCCCTGCGAGCCTCTGCGGGGCTTCCGGATTGGTGACACCGTGTTCGCAGATAGCGACGAGGACGGTGTTCAGGACGCCGGTGAGCCAGGACTGGCGGGAGTGACGGTGGAGCTCCTGGATCCCATGGGTGAGGTGCTGCACTCGACCATCACCGGGGCCGACGGCACCTACTTCTTCGAGGTGGACGCCGGAGTGCATCGGGTACGGGTGGCTGCCGGCAACTTCGTTCCCGGCGCAGCTCTGGACGGTTGGGTGAGCACCACCGGAGACGAGCTCACTCGCACGGTGGTGGACGCCAACGTCTGGACTTACGACTTCGGCTACCGCCCCGCCGGCGATCCTTGCCCGCCGACCCTGACCTTCGACACCGCCGCCGACGGCAGCAACCTGCCCGCCGGTACCGTGGTGCACGAGCAGTGGGCGGAGCTGGGCATCCACGTTGCCAGCGGCGACCCGGTGCACCACCCCGCCATGATCTTCGACAGTGCTCATCCCACCGGTGGTGATTGGGATCTGGGCGCCCCCCACCGCGACTTCGGTGGACCGGGCATCGGCACCGGCGGCGCTGCCGGTACGCCGGGAGAGAACGCCGTGCCCCAGGGCAAGGTGCTGATCCTGTCGGAGGACGGCGATGCCGGAGATCCCGACGACAACGCCGGTGGCGGTACTTTGGTCTTCACCTTCGACCATCCGGTGGAAGTGGCTTCCGTGAGCCTGCTGGACATCGAGGCCAGTGGTGCCGGCATGGTGGAAGCCTACGACAGCACCGGGGCCCTGCTGACGGCGGTGCCCATGCTGGCTCTGGGAGACAACAGCTTCCAGAGTCTGCCCATCGAGGTCGTAGACGTTCGGAGGTTGGAGGTTCACTTCCCCGAGAGCGGCGCGGTGGCGGCGGTGACCTTCTGCCCTCCGGTGATTACCGGTGGCTGCTTCGGTACCGTGGACTTCGCCCTGGACGGTGAGGGGCTGCCCCTGGCAGCTGGCCAGAGGGTGAATGACGAGCTGGCCGGGTATGGCATCCAGGTGCTCACCGGTGACCCCGTCAACCATCCGGTGATGGTCTTCGACAGCGCCCATCCCACCGGTTGGGATTGGGACTTGGGGACGCCCCACGAAGACTTCGGTGGCCCCGGTCGCGGGGATGGCGGCGCCGCCGGCATGCCCGGCGAGAACCACCGGTCCTTGGGCAACCTGCTGATCCTCTCCGCCGACGGTGATGCCGGAGATCCGGACGACTTCAACGGTGGAGGAGTCTTCATCTTCCTCTTCGACGAGCCGGTGGAGATCCGCACCGTGACGGTGGTGGACACCGATTGCGACGAGCCCTTCGGCCGGGTCACCGCCTTCGACGTGCTCGGTTACCCTCTGGCGAGCCGACCGCTGCAGACTCTGGGTGACAACAGCGTCCAGACGGTGGCGGTGGAGGCCCAGGAGGTGCGGCGCCTGGAGGTCTCCCTGACCGGCAGTGGCGCCGTGGCGGAGCTGGTGTCCTGCCCCGTGGAGACCGACGCCGGCACTCCCGGAGGGCAGGTCGGGGACGAAGATCCCGATGGCGGTACCGCCGGTGCGCCCGGTGGAACGCCGCCGTCGGACCCCGATCCTCCGGATTCCGGTCCCACGGATCCGTCTCCGACCAGCCTGGAACGGATGCGCCGCCCCGATCAGGGCTGA